The following are encoded in a window of Camelus bactrianus isolate YW-2024 breed Bactrian camel chromosome 31, ASM4877302v1, whole genome shotgun sequence genomic DNA:
- the PNMA2 gene encoding paraneoplastic antigen Ma2, producing MALALLEDWCRIVSVDDQKSLMVMGIPVDCDETEIQKTLQEALKSLGRYRLLGKIFRKQENANAVLLELLEDTDVSAIPSEVQGKGGIWKVIFKTPNQDIEFLQRLNLFLEKEGQTISGMFRALGHEGVSPATAPCASPGFLAHLLGQALAHAPQPLLPMRYRKLRVFSGSAAPAPEEEPFEIWLEQATEIVTEWPVAEAEKKRWLMESLRGPALDLMHIVQADNPSISAEACLEAFKQVFGSLESRRTSQVKYLKAYQEEGEKVSAYVLRLETLLRRAVEKRAIPRSIADQVRLEQVMAGASLSEILWCRLRALKDQGPPPSFLELMKVIRQEEEEEASFENENVEEPEDGDGYGHWDHEADD from the coding sequence ATGGCGCTGGCACTGTTGGAGGACTGGTGTAGGATCGTGAGTGTGGATGATCAGAAGTCACTGATGGTTATGGGGATACCAGTGGACTGTGATGAGACCGAGATTCAAAAGACTCTCCAGGAGGCTTTAAAGTCTCTGGGCAGGTATCGACTGCTTGGCAAAATATTCAGGAAGCAGGAGAATGCCAATGCTGTGTTATTAGAGCTTCTGGAGGACACTGATGTCTCCGCGATCCCCAGCGAGGTTCAGGGAAAGGGGGGTATCTGGAAAGTGATCTTTAAGACCCCTAACCAGGACATTGAATTTCTTCAAAGGCTGAACCTCTTTCTAGAAAAAGAGGGGCAGACAATCTCGGGAATGTTCCGAGCGCTTGGGCACGAGGGCGTGTCTCCAGCCACGGCACCCTGCGCGTCACCGGGGTTCCTGGCCCATTTGTTGGGACAGGCACTCGCCCACGCCCCTCAGCCGCTGCTCCCAATGAGATACCGGAAGCTGAGAGTGTTCTCAGGGAGCGCCGCGCCCGCCCCCGAGGAAGAGCCCTTTGAAATCTGGTTGGAACAGGCCACTGAGATAGTCACAGAGTGGCCGGTAGCAGAGGCAGAAAAGAAACGATGGTTGATGGAAAGCCTTCGCGGCCCGGCCCTGGACCTCATGCACATAGTCCAGGCAGACAATCCGTCCATAAGTGCGGAAGCGTGTCTGGAGGCATTTAAGCAAGTGTTCGGGAGCCTGGAGAGCCGCAGGACCTCACAGGTGAAATACTTGAAGGCCTatcaggaggaaggagagaaggtcTCCGCCTACGTGTTGCGGCTGGAAACCCTGCTGCGCAGGGCGGTGGAGAAGCGGGCCATCCCGCGGAGCATCGCCGACCAGGTCCGCTTGGAGCAGGTCATGGCTGGGGCGAGCCTTAGCGAAATCCTCTGGTGCAGGCTGAGGGCGCTGAAGGATCAGGGCCCACCCCCCAGCTTCCTGGAGCTCATGAAGGTCATCCgccaagaggaggaggaggaggcctctTTCGAAAACGAGAATGTTGAGGAGCCGGAGGATGGGGACGGCTATGGACACTGGGATCACGAAGCAGATGACTAA